One stretch of Pirellulaceae bacterium DNA includes these proteins:
- a CDS encoding pilus assembly protein TadG-related protein, which translates to MLKPRHKANRRGAIAILAAFCLIIVIAFLAFSIDFGQLAVAESNLQNAADAAALSAARALPNRELAIAAAIEWAEKNNTSGLGTPLVSAEDIEIGTWDEETALFTVVPEGDNTTLDAVRVTCHRTAERGNSIRLFFAPVIGTNNASVMASAVARRDRASCGGIIGLLKIYFNDRISGHFTFTDSYDSGQGEYGSWNASNNGDICTNGVLRLRGNTFINGDAKWWEDAVTPSVAAWQVSGDFIAFQNELVFSDINPGNAANQNNNSLLDQSNNGVELLDNQKFQLGSSEPGAPDSITLPPGTYYFTEMSLFNDSTITVTGPTRIYVEGTIDLRYGNIDNVGEKPIDLQIYPMGNNKFCYLPLFGELHAVIYTTKSYIHVNTPGEDVDLEFFGKILAKRIVFFDVISHIDESVDFDDLEAGKAQHGTSGISLVQ; encoded by the coding sequence ATGTTGAAACCTAGGCACAAAGCGAATCGCCGTGGCGCGATCGCCATCCTCGCGGCGTTTTGCCTGATTATCGTCATTGCCTTCTTGGCGTTTTCAATCGATTTCGGTCAACTGGCTGTCGCGGAAAGCAATTTACAAAATGCGGCTGATGCGGCTGCGTTGTCCGCTGCTCGTGCGCTGCCCAACCGAGAATTAGCGATTGCCGCCGCAATCGAATGGGCTGAGAAAAATAACACAAGTGGATTGGGCACTCCGCTGGTTAGTGCCGAGGACATCGAGATTGGCACTTGGGATGAAGAAACGGCTCTCTTCACGGTCGTTCCCGAGGGCGACAATACCACCCTGGATGCCGTTAGAGTCACATGCCACCGCACCGCTGAACGCGGGAATTCCATTCGGTTATTTTTTGCACCGGTGATCGGCACGAACAATGCAAGTGTGATGGCCTCCGCCGTCGCCAGACGGGATCGTGCATCCTGCGGAGGCATCATCGGACTTTTGAAAATCTACTTTAATGATCGAATCTCTGGTCACTTCACCTTCACTGACAGCTACGACTCAGGCCAAGGTGAATACGGTTCGTGGAACGCGAGCAACAACGGTGACATTTGTACCAATGGGGTGCTGAGACTAAGGGGTAACACGTTTATCAACGGCGATGCGAAATGGTGGGAAGATGCCGTGACCCCATCGGTGGCCGCATGGCAAGTCTCCGGTGATTTCATCGCGTTCCAAAACGAACTTGTATTTTCTGACATTAACCCCGGAAACGCAGCCAATCAGAATAACAACTCACTGCTTGATCAAAGCAATAATGGTGTAGAACTTTTAGACAATCAAAAGTTTCAGCTTGGAAGCAGCGAACCAGGCGCCCCCGATTCAATTACGTTACCGCCTGGGACTTACTACTTTACCGAAATGTCACTATTCAACGACTCAACAATTACGGTGACGGGACCAACTCGCATCTATGTTGAGGGAACAATTGATTTACGTTATGGCAATATCGACAACGTCGGTGAAAAGCCCATCGACCTGCAAATCTACCCAATGGGTAACAACAAGTTTTGCTATCTCCCGCTATTCGGCGAATTACATGCAGTCATTTACACCACCAAATCCTATATCCACGTCAATACCCCCGGCGAGGATGTCGACTTAGAATTCTTCGGAAAAATACTGGCTAAGAGAATCGTCTTTTTTGATGTGATCTCGCATATTGATGAATCCGTCGACTTTGATG
- a CDS encoding TadE/TadG family type IV pilus assembly protein codes for MLDCSTRRRLREKKRAYRGAAAVEFALIAPLFLLLLAGVIEFGQAFRIEHMLSMATRRAARSAIVTGSTSADVSQKAKAWISQTLNVAETDVTVEIFLNQNANIDLSEGEEGDEISVTISIPYSKAGAGFYANMMSNSILSSSCILEHE; via the coding sequence ATGCTTGATTGCTCGACACGAAGACGATTGAGAGAAAAAAAAAGAGCGTACCGAGGCGCTGCGGCTGTTGAATTTGCCCTCATCGCACCGCTCTTCCTATTGCTGCTCGCCGGAGTCATCGAATTTGGGCAGGCGTTTCGTATTGAACATATGCTTTCGATGGCGACGCGCCGCGCTGCACGTTCCGCCATCGTAACCGGATCCACCAGTGCCGACGTCTCACAAAAGGCAAAGGCATGGATTTCCCAAACTCTAAACGTAGCCGAGACAGATGTTACGGTAGAAATATTCTTGAATCAAAATGCGAATATCGACTTATCCGAAGGCGAAGAGGGGGACGAAATTTCGGTCACCATCAGTATCCCCTACTCGAAAGCGGGTGCGGGATTCTACGCGAACATGATGTCCAACTCAATCCTCAGCTCTTCCTGTATTCTCGAGCACGAATAA